From a region of the Toxotes jaculatrix isolate fToxJac2 chromosome 7, fToxJac2.pri, whole genome shotgun sequence genome:
- the ptar1 gene encoding protein prenyltransferase alpha subunit repeat-containing protein 1 has translation MAELEEEVDVLVQRVVKDITNAFKRNPNIDEIGVIPCPEARYNRSPIVLVENKLGVESWCVKFLLPYVHNKLLLYRQRKHWLDREALVDITCTLLLLNPDFTTAWNVRKELLQSGVLNPEKDLYLGKLALTKFPKSPETWIHRRWVLQQLLHQFSAVGQSRKQQQQQQGETEQADGERSQQLSDHLARTLHQEMKVCSDAACRYPSNYNAWSHRIWVLQHMAKGNVKVFHDELSSMRLWVSMHVSDHSGFHYRQFLLKELITELSQTPASTTTTTCSPQHQSSTVPTISPHLHSQTQANGELSGAEAADEEEKQLGFITVLQLFDQEMELCTDLIQSFPGHETLWSHRRHVFYLWYHWRREHQHHCRSNGSNESVHPDDSDPDLPEVSAQSCAGRGESVNEQTGASESMEVDRAALPDPRDSKRLKRGVLLPAPLALPSEHSFVSGILDRCPNPEQRHFALAYKKWLDTVIGHQP, from the exons ATGGCggagttggaggaggaggtggacgtCTTGGTCCAGAGAGTTGTCAAAGACATTACGAATGCCTTCAAGAGAAATCCAAACAT tgatGAGATTGGTGTGATCCCGTGTCCAGAGGCCCGCTACAACCGCAGTCCCATCGTGTTAGTTGAGAACAAGCTGGGTGTCGAGAGCTGGTGTGTCAAGTTCCTGCTGCCATATGTCCACAACAAGCTGCTGCTCTACCGTCAGCGCAAACACTGGCTGGACAGGGAAG CTTTAGTGGATATCACCTGCACTTTGCTGCTGCTTAACCCAGACTTCACCACTGCATGGAATGTCAG gaaggagctgctgcagagcgGAGTTCTTAACCCAGAGAAGGACCTTTATCTGGGGAAGTTAGCCCTCACCAAATTCCCCAAGAGCCCGGAGACGTGGATACACCG ACGCTgggtgctgcagcagctcttgcATCAGTTCTCTGCTGTGGGCcagagcaggaagcagcagcagcagcagcagggtgagaCAGAGCAGGCTGATGGAGAGAGGAGCCAGCAGCTCAGTGACCATCTGGCCAGGACACTTCACCAAGAGATGAAGGTGTGCTCTGATGCTGCCTGCCGCTATCCCAGCAACTACAACGCCTGGTCCCACCGCATCTGGGTGCTGCAGCACATGGCCAAGGGCAATGTCAAG GTTTTCCATGATGAGCTGTCCTCCATGCGCCTATGGGTGTCCATGCATGTGTCTGACCACAGTGGCTTCCACTACCGTCAGTTCCTGCTCAAGGAACTGATCACTGAGCTCTCCCAGACTCCAGCttctaccaccaccaccacctgttCTCCCCAGCACCAGTCCAGCACAGTCCCCACCATCAGTCCCCACCTTCACAGCCAGACCCAAGCTAACGGGGAGCTGTCAGGAGCAGAGGcagcagatgaggaggagaagcagctaGGCTTCATCACAGTCCTTCAGCTCTTCGACCAGGAGATGGAGTTGTGTACAGACCTGATCCAGTCCTTTCCTGGACACGAGACACTCTGGAGTCACAG GCGGCATGTCTTTTACTTGTGGTACCACTGGAGGCGGGAACACCAGCACCACTGCAGGAGCAATGGAAGCAATGAGTCAGTGCACCCTGACGACAGTGACCCGGACCTTCCAGAGGTCAGCGCTCAAAGCTGTGCAGGCCGGGGTGAGAGCGTGAATGAACAGACGGGTGCTAGTGAATCCATGGAAGTTGACAGGGCGGCCTTGCCAGACCCGCGTGACAGCAAGCGACTGAAAAGAGGTGTACTGCTGCCCGCACCTCTCGCCCTGCCCTCTGAGCACAGCTTTGTAAGTGGTATCCTGGACAGGTGCCCTAACCCTGAGCAGAGACACTTCGCCCTGGCATACAAGAAGTGGTTAGACACTGTCATTGGTCACCAGccttga